The following proteins are encoded in a genomic region of Maribacter hydrothermalis:
- a CDS encoding DUF885 domain-containing protein, with product MNSLRNRIKSALTLLNFWFLLFLVTTQAQQAEFSITSILSEIEAYKPYNRNEYPLGLYKETIEKKNAEFAEKQLALLNDLNKTDLTETELISCELLRFKLQNEVDEFRYKMYLNPIQADQGFHLNLNYRVKPILSYDDAKQYLNMLNAIPDYVDQHLVLIKKGIDEGLSQPKVIFNGYESTYDTHIVSDYSLSSFYGPLKELPISLNTAQRDSITLAGQQIIMDKVVPAFKKIKTFFETDYIPNTRTSIGVSDTPKGLDFYQNRINYYTTTTEYSADDIHNIGLSEVSRIKAEMNAIIDEVNFKGTFSEFLSFLRTDPQFYAKTGDELLMQARDIAKRIDAELPKFFKTLPRRPYGVIKVPDAIAPKYTAGRYSGPSSDTQPGFYLVNTYKLESRSLYTLPSLTAHEAVPGHHLQGSLNKELGDSIPNFRRNMYLSAYGEGWALYTEFLGNELGIYRTPYEHFGKLTYEMWRACRLVVDTGIHAKGWSREEVVAYMTENTALSIHEINTETDRYISWPGQAISYKIGEIKIRELRKRAEEALGNKFNIRDFHEIILEQGTVTLPILERRINAYINHTK from the coding sequence ATGAATAGCTTGCGTAATAGAATTAAGAGTGCTCTAACACTATTGAATTTTTGGTTTCTATTATTTTTAGTTACTACCCAAGCGCAACAAGCTGAATTTTCGATTACTTCAATATTATCTGAAATTGAAGCCTATAAACCTTATAACAGAAACGAATATCCTTTAGGGTTATATAAAGAAACAATAGAAAAGAAAAATGCTGAATTTGCTGAAAAGCAACTCGCTTTATTAAACGATTTAAATAAAACAGACTTAACAGAAACAGAGTTAATTTCGTGTGAACTGTTAAGATTTAAACTTCAAAATGAAGTTGATGAGTTTCGCTATAAAATGTACTTGAATCCCATACAAGCGGATCAGGGTTTTCATTTAAATTTAAATTATAGGGTAAAACCAATTTTATCATACGACGATGCCAAGCAATATCTAAATATGTTAAACGCTATTCCAGACTATGTAGATCAACACTTGGTTTTAATAAAAAAAGGAATAGACGAAGGTCTTTCACAACCTAAAGTTATTTTTAACGGATACGAGTCTACCTATGATACACATATAGTAAGCGATTATTCATTAAGTAGTTTTTATGGACCTCTAAAAGAACTGCCAATAAGTTTAAATACAGCACAAAGGGATTCTATTACATTAGCTGGTCAGCAAATAATAATGGATAAGGTGGTACCGGCTTTTAAAAAAATAAAAACTTTTTTTGAAACAGATTACATCCCAAATACAAGAACATCGATAGGGGTATCCGACACCCCTAAAGGTTTAGATTTTTATCAGAATAGAATTAATTACTATACTACGACTACAGAATATTCTGCCGATGATATTCATAATATAGGACTTTCTGAAGTTTCTCGTATTAAAGCTGAAATGAATGCAATAATCGATGAGGTAAATTTTAAGGGAACTTTTTCTGAGTTTTTGAGCTTTCTTAGAACTGATCCTCAGTTTTATGCAAAAACTGGTGATGAACTTTTAATGCAGGCTCGAGATATTGCCAAACGAATAGATGCAGAATTACCGAAGTTTTTTAAAACCTTACCACGCAGACCATATGGTGTAATAAAGGTGCCAGATGCAATTGCGCCTAAGTACACTGCAGGCAGGTATTCTGGTCCGTCCTCAGATACGCAACCAGGTTTTTATTTGGTAAATACCTACAAATTAGAAAGTAGGTCGCTTTATACATTACCTTCTTTAACGGCTCATGAAGCAGTACCTGGGCATCATTTACAAGGGAGTTTAAATAAGGAACTTGGTGATAGTATACCAAATTTTAGAAGAAATATGTACTTATCTGCTTATGGCGAAGGATGGGCACTATATACTGAGTTTTTAGGTAATGAATTAGGAATCTATAGAACACCTTACGAGCATTTTGGAAAGTTAACGTATGAAATGTGGCGTGCTTGTAGGTTAGTTGTGGATACTGGTATACATGCAAAAGGTTGGAGTAGAGAAGAGGTGGTTGCCTACATGACAGAAAACACGGCGTTATCTATCCATGAAATTAATACAGAAACAGACCGGTATATCTCGTGGCCGGGACAAGCAATTTCTTATAAAATAGGGGAGATTAAAATTAGGGAGTTACGAAAAAGGGCAGAAGAAGCTTTGGGAAATAAATTTAATATTCGTGATTTTCATGAAATTATTCTTGAGCAAGGTACAGTAACCTTACCTATATTAGAACGTAGAATAAACGCATATATCAACCATACTAAATAA
- a CDS encoding AraC family transcriptional regulator: MKVYPFKIPKPIDEHLIVQIDKEPIFYNRLHQHEEIQISCILNGTGKLLVGDSIHQFSTGDLFVIGSNLPHIFKSIQGETDAHMVTVFFTAKTFGEDFFKLPYFNELDIFFRKSIAGFKVISNTKNICEQLIKISSEQKLARFISFLKLIEHISLETTEPLSKFIYNKTLSTNEGERLQIVFDYVFKNFQNPIALAEVAKMAFMTPNAFCRFFKERTNKTFFEFLIELRIEHACQLLNFKKELNINLVSDRSGFNSISNFNKKFKKIKGITPTQYQQSVYI, translated from the coding sequence ATGAAAGTGTATCCATTTAAAATTCCAAAACCCATAGATGAACACTTGATTGTTCAAATCGATAAAGAACCTATTTTCTATAATAGGTTACATCAGCATGAGGAAATTCAAATAAGTTGTATCCTAAATGGTACGGGAAAATTGTTGGTAGGTGATAGTATTCATCAGTTTTCGACAGGGGATCTTTTTGTTATTGGAAGTAACCTGCCACATATTTTTAAAAGTATACAAGGTGAGACCGATGCACACATGGTTACTGTTTTCTTTACAGCTAAAACCTTTGGAGAAGATTTTTTTAAATTGCCTTATTTTAATGAATTAGATATATTCTTTAGAAAATCTATCGCAGGTTTTAAAGTAATTTCTAACACTAAAAATATTTGCGAACAGTTGATTAAAATTTCTTCTGAGCAAAAATTAGCTCGTTTTATATCATTTTTAAAATTGATAGAACACATAAGCCTAGAAACTACAGAGCCATTAAGTAAATTTATTTATAACAAAACCTTAAGCACTAACGAGGGCGAGCGTTTACAAATAGTGTTCGATTATGTTTTTAAAAACTTTCAAAACCCAATTGCCTTGGCTGAAGTTGCTAAAATGGCCTTTATGACGCCAAATGCATTTTGTCGTTTTTTTAAAGAACGTACCAATAAAACTTTCTTTGAATTTTTAATAGAATTACGAATTGAACATGCCTGCCAATTGCTAAATTTTAAAAAAGAACTAAATATTAATCTAGTTTCAGATAGGTCCGGATTTAATTCCATATCAAATTTCAATAAAAAGTTTAAAAAAATTAAAGGCATTACTCCAACACAATATCAGCAATCTGTTTATATATAA
- a CDS encoding 4-hydroxyproline epimerase has product MASSTFVCIDAHTCGNPVRVIKHGGPDLVGTTMSEKRQHFLKEFDWIRKGLMFEPRGHDMMSGSIFYPPSNPDNDFGILFIETSGCLPMCGHGTIGAITIGIEEGLIVPKIPGEVRMETPAGLVKIKYQQTGNKVDWVQLTNVKSYLAATDLTIESSDLGELTFDVSYGGNYYAIIDPQVNFTGIQDFSASKLIQFSQELREKINVKYSNKFIHPEDSSIKNVSHILWTGTTISAKATARNAVFYGDKAIDRSPCGTGTSARMAQWHAKGLLGKGVDFIHESYIGSQFIGRVEEETTLKGKPAIIPSITGWAKIYGQNTISIDDDDPYAYGFQVI; this is encoded by the coding sequence ATGGCCAGTTCTACATTTGTTTGTATCGATGCCCATACATGCGGCAATCCGGTTCGGGTAATAAAACATGGAGGTCCAGATTTAGTTGGCACCACTATGAGTGAAAAGCGACAACATTTTTTAAAGGAGTTTGATTGGATTCGTAAGGGGTTAATGTTTGAGCCACGTGGTCATGATATGATGAGTGGTAGTATATTTTACCCGCCTAGTAATCCAGATAATGATTTCGGTATTTTATTTATAGAAACTAGTGGTTGCTTACCCATGTGTGGACACGGAACTATTGGGGCGATAACAATTGGCATAGAAGAAGGACTAATTGTACCTAAAATACCGGGAGAGGTACGTATGGAAACTCCGGCAGGCTTAGTTAAAATTAAATATCAACAAACGGGGAATAAGGTAGATTGGGTACAATTGACGAATGTGAAATCGTATTTGGCGGCTACTGATTTAACTATAGAATCATCTGACTTGGGTGAGCTAACTTTCGATGTATCTTACGGCGGTAATTATTATGCTATAATTGACCCACAGGTAAATTTTACGGGAATTCAAGATTTTTCTGCTAGTAAGCTCATTCAATTTAGCCAAGAATTACGGGAGAAAATAAATGTTAAGTATTCTAATAAATTTATACACCCAGAAGATTCTAGCATTAAAAATGTGAGTCATATTTTATGGACTGGCACTACAATTTCAGCGAAAGCTACCGCAAGAAATGCTGTCTTTTATGGTGATAAAGCAATTGATCGTTCGCCATGTGGTACAGGGACATCTGCAAGAATGGCCCAATGGCATGCAAAAGGGCTGTTAGGAAAAGGAGTAGATTTTATTCATGAGAGCTATATAGGTTCGCAATTTATTGGCCGTGTGGAAGAAGAAACAACTTTAAAAGGTAAACCTGCAATAATCCCTAGTATAACAGGCTGGGCAAA
- a CDS encoding dihydrodipicolinate synthase family protein, with the protein MSISWTGVMPAVTTKFTAKDELDLDMFAVNIKAQINAGVSGIILGGTLGEASTLTYDEKKILMKETVKLVEGKVPVIINIAEQTTKGAIHAAEVAQECGAAGLMMLPPMRYKANDHETVTYFKETAKSTTLPIMIYNNPIDYGIMVTLDMFDDLMSCDNIQAVKESTRDISNITRIKSRFGDRLKVLTGVDTLGLESTLMGADGWVAGLVCAFPAETCAVFELARAGRIKEALEIYRWFLPLLELDISPQLVQNIKMAEVATGIGTEYVRAPRLPLIGAERERVAAVIKKGMATRPKLPNYKGIN; encoded by the coding sequence ATGAGTATTTCATGGACAGGCGTTATGCCAGCAGTTACTACAAAATTTACCGCTAAGGATGAACTGGATCTAGATATGTTCGCCGTTAATATAAAAGCACAAATAAATGCAGGTGTAAGCGGTATAATACTTGGCGGAACCTTAGGAGAGGCCAGTACCTTAACTTATGACGAAAAGAAAATTTTAATGAAGGAGACGGTAAAGCTTGTCGAGGGCAAAGTACCTGTTATTATTAATATTGCCGAGCAAACTACTAAAGGTGCCATACATGCTGCAGAGGTTGCGCAAGAATGTGGAGCAGCAGGTTTAATGATGTTACCTCCTATGCGTTACAAAGCTAATGATCACGAAACAGTAACTTATTTTAAAGAAACCGCCAAGAGTACAACGTTACCTATAATGATTTATAATAACCCTATAGATTATGGTATAATGGTAACTTTAGATATGTTTGATGACCTTATGAGTTGTGATAATATACAGGCAGTTAAAGAGTCTACCAGAGATATTTCAAACATTACACGTATTAAATCAAGATTTGGAGATAGGTTAAAAGTTTTAACAGGAGTTGATACCTTAGGTTTAGAAAGTACGTTAATGGGAGCCGACGGTTGGGTGGCTGGTTTAGTTTGTGCTTTTCCTGCAGAAACTTGTGCTGTTTTTGAATTAGCAAGAGCAGGAAGGATAAAAGAAGCTTTAGAAATTTATCGATGGTTTTTACCATTGTTAGAGCTAGATATTAGCCCGCAATTGGTACAGAATATTAAAATGGCCGAAGTAGCTACAGGAATTGGTACGGAGTACGTAAGAGCGCCCAGATTACCATTAATAGGAGCTGAACGTGAGCGCGTAGCCGCAGTAATTAAAAAAGGAATGGCTACAAGACCAAAGTTGCCTAATTACAAAGGAATTAATTAG
- a CDS encoding aldehyde dehydrogenase (NADP(+)), with protein sequence MISGKNTIGNKLSKQGDITFKTFNPKENKPTEWTFYEASSAEINEAVELATSAFKIYKNVTGIKKAEFLEAIATEIETLGEELILIYCKESGLPEGRARGERGRTMGQLRAFAALLKDGSWVEAVIEKAQPNRDPMPKSDIRKMLFPIGPVVVFGASNFPLAFSTAGGDTASALAAGCPVIVKSHPMHAATGELVSSAVIKAAEKTGMPNGVFSNLNSSGITVGQQLVKHPKVKAVGFTGSIAGGTALYKLANERVEPIPVFAEMGSINPIVVLPSALEKERDEWAAKYASSITMGAGQFCTNPGLVLGVKSKNLDDFITTLSAEILKLEPTCMLHPNIYAKYNEGKKELSGQNGVTVTADYEKDVGANEAKQTILNVSGADFLANTKLHTEVFGPFSVVVSCKNTTEIETILNHLEGQLTGTVLGSEDDLAAHSNVVDALQSRVGRILFNGVPTGVEVNSSMVHGGPFPASTDSRFTSVGTSAIKRWVRPVSFQDWPNKLLPQALQNENPLGIVRLEEGSYTN encoded by the coding sequence ATGATAAGCGGTAAAAATACAATTGGTAATAAATTATCAAAACAGGGCGATATAACTTTTAAGACGTTTAACCCTAAAGAAAATAAACCAACCGAATGGACTTTTTATGAAGCATCCTCTGCTGAAATAAATGAAGCAGTGGAATTGGCAACATCAGCGTTTAAAATTTATAAAAATGTAACTGGCATAAAAAAAGCCGAATTTTTAGAAGCAATAGCCACTGAAATCGAAACTTTAGGCGAGGAGTTGATATTAATCTATTGTAAAGAGTCGGGATTACCAGAGGGTAGGGCTCGTGGTGAACGTGGACGTACTATGGGACAATTACGTGCATTTGCCGCTTTGTTAAAAGACGGTTCGTGGGTAGAAGCGGTCATTGAAAAAGCACAACCAAACAGGGATCCAATGCCTAAATCAGATATTAGAAAAATGTTATTTCCGATAGGTCCTGTTGTAGTCTTTGGTGCTAGTAATTTTCCATTGGCATTTAGTACAGCAGGTGGTGATACCGCAAGTGCACTAGCTGCCGGCTGCCCGGTTATTGTAAAAAGTCACCCAATGCACGCTGCTACAGGTGAATTAGTTTCTTCGGCAGTTATAAAAGCTGCTGAAAAAACGGGTATGCCTAATGGTGTGTTTTCAAACTTAAATAGCAGTGGTATAACTGTTGGGCAACAACTCGTAAAGCACCCAAAAGTAAAAGCTGTTGGGTTTACAGGTAGTATTGCCGGTGGTACCGCATTGTATAAACTAGCAAATGAACGAGTAGAACCTATTCCTGTTTTTGCAGAAATGGGTAGTATAAATCCCATTGTTGTGCTTCCTTCGGCTCTGGAAAAAGAGAGAGATGAATGGGCGGCTAAATACGCTTCATCTATTACTATGGGTGCTGGACAATTTTGTACCAACCCTGGCTTGGTGTTAGGGGTGAAAAGTAAAAATTTAGATGACTTTATAACTACACTATCGGCTGAAATTTTAAAGCTTGAACCTACTTGCATGTTGCATCCAAATATTTATGCCAAGTATAATGAAGGTAAAAAAGAATTGTCGGGACAAAATGGTGTTACGGTAACTGCAGATTATGAAAAAGATGTTGGTGCTAATGAAGCAAAACAAACTATATTAAATGTAAGCGGAGCTGATTTTTTAGCAAACACTAAACTTCATACAGAAGTATTTGGGCCTTTCTCAGTTGTTGTTAGTTGTAAAAATACGACGGAAATAGAGACTATATTAAATCACTTAGAAGGTCAATTAACGGGTACTGTTCTCGGTTCTGAAGACGACTTGGCAGCACATTCAAATGTTGTAGATGCTTTGCAAAGTAGAGTAGGGAGAATTTTGTTCAATGGTGTTCCAACAGGTGTAGAAGTAAATTCATCTATGGTTCATGGTGGCCCCTTTCCGGCATCAACTGATTCCCGATTTACTTCTGTAGGTACATCAGCAATAAAAAGATGGGTGCGCCCAGTTTCTTTCCAAGACTGGCCAAATAAATTATTGCCACAAGCCTTGCAAAATGAAAACCCTCTTGGTATTGTTAGATTGGAAGAAGGAAGTTATACGAACTAA